Within the Arthrobacter sp. UKPF54-2 genome, the region GCCAAGCAGCGCTGGAGCGTCTCGGACACCGCGGAATACGGCGACTACGTCTCCGGCCCCCGTGTCATCACCCCCGAGGTGAAGGAAAACATGAAGGCCGTCCTGAAGGACATCCAGGACGGCACCTTCGCCAAGCGCTTCATCGACGACCAGGACGCCGGAGCCCCCGAGTTCAAGGCCCTCCGCAAGAAGGGCGAGGACCACCCGATCGAGGCCACCGGCCGCGAACTGCGCAAGCTCTTCTCCTGGATCAAGAACGAAGACGACTACACCGAAGGATCAGTAGCCCGCTAAGGCAACTGGCCGGCAGGGGGAGCCGGACACCATTACTGGGGTCCGGCTTCCCTGCGTTGAGCATTACCGAGCATCACCCACGTTTCACCAAAATCCCCACCTGAATTACAAGAGAGCTAAAGAGGTCACCGGTGACAAGCACCAAACCTGTCGTACTCCTCGCTGAGGAACTTTCGCCCGCCACAGTCGAGGCCCTCGGCCCGGACTTTGAAATCCGCCAGACCGACGGCGCCGACCGTTCCCAGCTGCTCTCCGCGATCGCCGACGTCGACGCGATCCTGATCCGCTCCGCCACCCAGGTCGACGCCGAGGCGATCGCCGCCGCGAAGAACCTCAAGGTGATCGCCCGTGCCGGCGTGGGCCTGGACAACGTGGACATCAAGGCCGCCACCCAGGCCGGCGTCATGGTGGTCAACGCCCCGACGTCGAACATCGTCTCCGCCGCCGAACTCACGGTTGGCCACATCCTCAGCCTCGCCCGCCACATCCCGCAGGCCTCCGCCGCGCTCAAGGACGGCGAGTGGAAGCGTTCCAAGTACACCGGTACCGAGCTGTTCGAGAAGAAGATCGGCATCATCGGCCTCGGCCGGATCGGCGCCCTCGTCGCGGCCCGGCTGAAGGGCTTCGACACCAAGATCCTCGCCTACGACCCCTACATCACCTCGGCCCGCGCCGCCCAGCTCGGCGTGCAGCTGGTGACCCTGGACGAGCTGCTGGCGCAGTCGGACTTCATCACCATCCACATGCCCAAGACGCCCGAGACCGTCGGCATGCTCGGCGAGGACGCCTTCAAGAAGATGAAGCGCACCGCCTACGTCGTCAACGTCGCCCGCGGCGGCCTGGTGGACGAGGAGGCGCTCTACGCCGCGCTGGAGTCCGGCGAGATCGCCGGTGCCGGCGTGGACGTCTTCGTCAAGGAACCCAGCACCGACCTGCCGTTCTTCAAGCTCGACAACGTTGTGGTCACCCCGCACCTGGGAGCCTCCACCGACGAGGCCCAGGAAAAGGCCGGCGTCTCCGTGGCCAAGTCCGTCCGCCAGGCCCTGGCCGGCGAACTGGTCCCCGACGCCGTCAACGTCGCCGGCGGTGTGATCGCCCCGGACGTGCGCCCCGGCATCCCGCTGATCGAGAAACTGGGCCGGATCTTCACCGCCATGACCCACGCCTCGCTCACGCAGTTCGACGTCGAGGTGGCCGGCGAGATCTCCTCGCTGGACGTCAAGGTCCTCGAACTGGCCGCGCTCAAGGGCATCTTCGCCGACGTCGTGACCGAGCAGGTCTCCTACGTCAACGCCCCCGTGATCGCCGAGCAGCGCGGCATCAACGTCCGGCTCATCACCACCCCGGACACGGAGTCCTACCGCAACGTCCTGACCCTGCGCGGTGCCCTGAGCGACGGCACCCAGATCTCGGTGGCCGGAACCCTGACCGGACCCAAGCAGGTCCAGAAATTGGTCGGGATCAACGGCTTCGAGGTCGAAATCCCGATCAGCGAACACCTCGTGGTGGTGGCCTACTCGGACCGCCCGGGCGTTATCGGCACCATCGGCCACATCCTCGGCATGAACAACATCAACATCGCGGGCATGCAGGTGGCGCGGCAGACGGAGGGCGGCCAGGTGCTGGCACTCCTGACCATCGACAGCTCCGTGCCGCAGCAGGTCCTGGACGCGATCAAGGCCGGAATCGGCGCCGAAATGGTCCGCGAAGTCGACCTCGAGGACTAAAGCCCCACGTCGGACGCCTGCGGCGGCAAAACCGCCGCGGGCGGCCACGAAGAAGCGGCCGGTCTGCGTACAATGGCTAGGTCCGAATTTCGGATCTGGCCGGCAGACCGGCCTTTACTTTTGCACACCCGGCCGGGGACGCCGTTATTTTCCAGCGCGGAAATGAACAGTGGTGTGCGCACGCAATCCAGCTTTCAGGAGCCCAATGAACGCCGTCCAGAGGTTCATCAGAAGCAGAGTGCTTTTGCTGACCGCGTCCATTTTGATCGTGGCCATGTGCCTTTCCGTCCTGGTGCAGGGCCAGTCGCAGGCCGCGCTGAACCGCACCGTCGACCAGAACTCCCGCGGGCTCTACGACGTCCTTGTCCAGGCCAAGGCCGACGACAACGCCGGCCTGATGCAGCCCGAGATCGCCACCGGCCAGGGCGGCGTCAGCTTCGAGCAGCTGGACGCCATCCGCAAGCTGGCCGGCACCTCCGTGGCCGCACCGATCAGCCTGGTCTCCCGCGTCTCGCAGAACCTTGAGTCCCCGCGCCTGGATGCCACCGACTACCTCGGCTACAGCGCGGGCCTGGCCGGCACCGCCGGGGACCCCAGCGCCACCGATCCGTCCAAGTGGCCCGCCGCGGAGTCCGTGCTGAGCGACACCGCCAAGAAATACCGCCTCACCGCCAGCGCCGTGAGCTCCGACGGCAAGTCCGAGCAGACCCTGTTCAAGACCACCGCCGAGGGATCCCTGGGCAAGGCCAAGCTCGTCGAAGAGCAGGTGGCCGGCGGCAAGAACGTCCGGATCGCAGGCCCGGCGGGGGAGACCGGCATCAAGTTTCCGGCCCCGGCCGGCGGCTCCGAGCACAACCTCTTCAACCTCTCCGTCTCCCTGCCCATGGCGCCGCAGGTGACCGAGTCCGTCGTCGCCGTCGACCCGGTCGCCGAACGTGCACTCCTGGGCGGCGCCGGGGACTTCCTCGCGCCGCTGGAGAAGGCACCCCCGGCCGATGCCCGCAACGCCGGTGCGATCGGCCGCCACTTCGAGAGCCTCTTCACCAACGGCATCAGCATGGAACAGCTCAAGCAAGGCCCCGACTTCCTCGGCGTCAAGCTCAAGTACTGGGCTCCGCTGATGTCCCAGTACCAGCAGGCCAAGCGGGCCGGCCAGCTGACC harbors:
- the serA gene encoding phosphoglycerate dehydrogenase, with the translated sequence MTSTKPVVLLAEELSPATVEALGPDFEIRQTDGADRSQLLSAIADVDAILIRSATQVDAEAIAAAKNLKVIARAGVGLDNVDIKAATQAGVMVVNAPTSNIVSAAELTVGHILSLARHIPQASAALKDGEWKRSKYTGTELFEKKIGIIGLGRIGALVAARLKGFDTKILAYDPYITSARAAQLGVQLVTLDELLAQSDFITIHMPKTPETVGMLGEDAFKKMKRTAYVVNVARGGLVDEEALYAALESGEIAGAGVDVFVKEPSTDLPFFKLDNVVVTPHLGASTDEAQEKAGVSVAKSVRQALAGELVPDAVNVAGGVIAPDVRPGIPLIEKLGRIFTAMTHASLTQFDVEVAGEISSLDVKVLELAALKGIFADVVTEQVSYVNAPVIAEQRGINVRLITTPDTESYRNVLTLRGALSDGTQISVAGTLTGPKQVQKLVGINGFEVEIPISEHLVVVAYSDRPGVIGTIGHILGMNNINIAGMQVARQTEGGQVLALLTIDSSVPQQVLDAIKAGIGAEMVREVDLED